A single window of Methanoregula sp. DNA harbors:
- a CDS encoding DUF3821 domain-containing protein, with amino-acid sequence MTKRLTITLVALVLFVLLAVMPASAIAANPATGLYNGSVLRPYPMNLTPAVATVFIGEDQLNATPIFGYLNSPGTGDYQISTVKNMKIGWWAPGTFSYPNNPSAVIDMGPRYANFYVSPTDFGPYLGTWYCLTPANIADGPAFVVADPSQTIAAIDVAANNGQGQDMTGKSVVRGTVLTVKVDTNLASFTTANTRGNNITAMNVSSGMTYWRNFTGVLTPIQFEAPFTALCWSQNGGAIRGPPTAYDTIGTAASIWQVSNGTTIRTTFGNYSAPIQTWYFNNTDPAIGSTSASSATSDAYCSQNITSAPGVCPFAVTPPAVTIPANIVQTIPAAATDGFITIKLKDESGQVQSRVFTNAVPQTDITIINRWVNTQPWYLGTFTGNNGLVAIGWNTGALDLGTGMAYYPAGTYTLWTESTLSRMKDNYKLGGADYTGKTISASGTVTLVSDTVKIEANKESVVRSKPFSVTITGRPLTTYWVWVKGTSSMSGAFDNQPPMSGLFQTAVYNDTPNGQNNYPLGQYVGENFVNRVLCAPANQPGSDVAADPTIYNRTRYYVLINTSSSGTRTVQFETTNWTKAQTYTIRVERDTSVGNQGTNPLVNPVAAQRIYRSDEVDVKVEKGAVTITAAGDQSYYLGEEIKFSGTNTESQTTFLFITGPNLNTQGSSFTRTGDQDIRRTRIDGVATDARDQVAGDYMQRPVNADNTWDWKWGTANWALDAGTYTVYAVSGPHNANNLANVAYGTVSIIIKKPFVSATASQSTVAQGDKLFITGTAEGKPQQGIAIWILGKNYALRVTESVNSDASFSYEVTTATTTLMDAGQYFVVVQHPMQNQQFDIDMCPVVAPAVRSTQVCNLQQATTTTGQQIFQLLGAGSLQGTDAAEALVQGINTANVDDTYTKLVFLVEVPNIRIDPIGDRHVGDKFTITATTNLAVDDEVQMTVVSSSFKPTQKSQSGEFSGASGTVKVTKGDTGLNKISFDVDASTFKPDEYIVTANRVLQPPATATALFNVLEGAAPTAVPTAVSTTAAPTQVTTAAPTEVPTAAPTKTPTQPGFGALVALIGLGAVAFFVVRRH; translated from the coding sequence ATGACTAAGCGATTAACCATTACACTGGTTGCGCTCGTGTTGTTCGTGCTGCTCGCAGTTATGCCGGCATCGGCAATTGCTGCGAACCCGGCAACAGGACTGTACAACGGTTCCGTTTTACGGCCCTATCCTATGAACCTAACACCCGCTGTCGCAACCGTGTTTATTGGAGAAGACCAGTTGAATGCAACCCCAATCTTCGGGTATTTGAACTCACCAGGAACAGGTGACTATCAGATTTCAACTGTCAAGAACATGAAGATCGGCTGGTGGGCACCAGGTACTTTCAGCTACCCGAACAACCCGTCAGCGGTCATCGATATGGGACCACGGTACGCGAACTTCTACGTGAGCCCCACCGATTTCGGCCCCTATCTTGGAACCTGGTACTGTCTGACTCCAGCCAATATTGCGGATGGTCCGGCATTCGTTGTTGCCGATCCCTCTCAGACAATCGCAGCAATCGACGTTGCGGCGAACAATGGCCAGGGACAGGACATGACCGGCAAGTCAGTTGTCCGTGGAACTGTCCTTACGGTGAAGGTTGACACAAACCTTGCATCATTCACCACAGCCAACACACGCGGCAACAACATTACCGCTATGAACGTAAGCAGCGGTATGACCTACTGGAGAAACTTTACCGGGGTCTTAACACCTATACAGTTCGAAGCTCCATTTACGGCCTTATGCTGGTCACAAAATGGAGGAGCCATCAGAGGTCCGCCAACGGCATATGATACCATTGGAACAGCAGCCTCGATCTGGCAGGTTTCGAATGGGACAACCATAAGGACGACCTTTGGTAACTACTCGGCACCGATACAGACCTGGTACTTCAATAACACTGACCCCGCAATAGGCTCGACATCAGCCAGCTCAGCAACATCCGATGCATATTGCAGTCAAAACATTACCAGTGCGCCAGGAGTTTGTCCATTCGCTGTGACTCCCCCCGCGGTTACTATCCCAGCCAATATCGTACAAACCATACCGGCAGCAGCCACTGATGGTTTCATCACGATCAAGCTGAAGGACGAATCCGGACAGGTACAGTCACGGGTATTTACCAACGCAGTACCCCAGACTGATATCACGATCATCAACCGGTGGGTCAACACCCAGCCATGGTACCTTGGAACCTTTACCGGCAACAACGGACTTGTTGCAATCGGATGGAACACCGGTGCTCTCGATCTGGGAACCGGCATGGCATACTATCCGGCAGGAACCTACACGCTCTGGACCGAGTCCACGCTCAGCCGTATGAAGGACAACTACAAGCTCGGCGGCGCTGACTACACAGGAAAGACCATTTCCGCGTCCGGTACCGTCACACTTGTCTCCGATACGGTAAAGATCGAAGCGAACAAGGAATCGGTCGTCCGCAGCAAGCCATTCTCGGTTACCATCACCGGCAGACCCCTCACAACCTACTGGGTATGGGTGAAGGGCACATCCAGTATGTCCGGCGCATTCGACAACCAGCCGCCGATGTCAGGCCTGTTCCAGACCGCGGTCTACAACGACACGCCCAACGGGCAGAACAACTATCCGCTCGGTCAATACGTGGGCGAGAACTTCGTCAACCGTGTCCTGTGTGCACCGGCTAACCAGCCAGGCAGTGATGTTGCAGCCGATCCAACGATCTACAACCGCACACGCTACTACGTCCTGATCAACACGTCTTCGTCAGGTACACGAACCGTTCAGTTCGAAACCACAAACTGGACCAAGGCACAGACGTACACGATCCGTGTAGAGCGCGACACCTCTGTAGGAAACCAGGGAACCAATCCGTTGGTCAACCCGGTTGCAGCCCAGCGCATCTACAGGTCAGATGAGGTTGATGTAAAGGTCGAGAAGGGTGCAGTTACCATCACTGCAGCCGGTGACCAGAGCTACTACCTCGGAGAAGAGATCAAGTTCTCCGGTACCAACACCGAATCCCAGACGACATTCCTCTTCATCACCGGTCCGAACCTGAACACTCAGGGTTCAAGTTTCACACGCACCGGAGACCAGGACATTCGCAGGACACGTATTGACGGAGTCGCAACTGACGCCAGAGATCAGGTTGCAGGCGACTATATGCAGAGACCCGTCAACGCCGACAACACCTGGGACTGGAAGTGGGGAACCGCCAACTGGGCACTCGATGCAGGAACCTACACGGTCTATGCAGTGAGCGGACCGCACAATGCAAACAACCTTGCAAATGTTGCCTATGGCACGGTCTCGATCATCATCAAGAAACCGTTCGTCTCGGCAACCGCGTCCCAGTCGACAGTCGCACAGGGTGACAAGTTATTCATCACCGGTACGGCTGAGGGCAAGCCGCAGCAGGGCATTGCAATCTGGATCCTCGGAAAGAACTATGCACTACGTGTCACTGAATCAGTGAACTCTGATGCTTCGTTCTCATACGAGGTCACCACCGCAACAACCACGCTCATGGATGCCGGCCAGTACTTCGTTGTCGTCCAGCACCCGATGCAGAACCAGCAGTTCGATATCGACATGTGTCCAGTCGTTGCCCCGGCAGTAAGATCTACACAGGTCTGTAACTTACAGCAGGCTACTACAACTACTGGTCAACAGATCTTCCAGCTTCTCGGAGCAGGAAGCCTGCAGGGCACCGATGCAGCTGAGGCACTCGTCCAGGGAATCAACACCGCGAACGTCGATGATACCTACACGAAACTCGTGTTCCTGGTAGAGGTCCCGAACATCCGGATTGACCCGATCGGCGACAGGCATGTTGGCGACAAGTTCACCATCACCGCAACCACGAACCTTGCAGTCGACGACGAAGTCCAGATGACCGTCGTTTCATCATCATTCAAGCCAACCCAGAAGAGCCAGAGCGGAGAGTTCAGTGGCGCATCAGGTACGGTCAAAGTCACCAAGGGTGACACCGGTCTGAACAAGATCTCATTCGATGTGGACGCATCCACATTCAAACCGGATGAGTACATTGTTACAGCCAACCGTGTCCTCCAGCCGCCCGCAACCGCAACTGCACTGTTCAACGTCCTTGAGGGCGCTGCCCCAACCGCAGTCCCGACAGCCGTTAGCACAACTGCAGCCCCGACTCAGGTCACAACCGCAGCCCCGACCGAAGTGCCGACAGCTGCACCAACCAAGACCCCGACACAGCCCGGGTTTGGTGCACTTGTAGCCCTGATTGGTCTCGGCGCCGTTGCGTTCTTTGTCGTCCGCAGGCACTGA
- a CDS encoding AMP phosphorylase, whose product MVKFSAKVLDIAKRGVLLNRLDARNIGVLDGDRVQVINLANGVSVTAFVDTTITIAEQGTVGIYRITNDKLGLKDGDGGIEIREAGRPASLEYIKKKMDGSRLTKEEMNVIIKDVVNDDISSAELTAFITASYINPLDMDEVEHLTRAMVDTGEQIKFASKPIVDKHSIGGVPGNKISLLVVPIIAASGLKIPKTSSRAITGAGGTADLMEVLAFVEFTASEVQQMTEKVGAVIVWGGATNIAPADDRIIIQEYPFRIDARGQMLASVMAKKYAVGANLVIIDIPVGQHTKVPSMQDGRKLAREFIELGERLNMRVECALTYGDIPVGYSIGPKLEVIEALRVLEGATEPNSFIQKSVSLAGIALEMSGKAAQGTGASMAQELLTRGKALEKFKKIIEIQGGDPSIKSGDITPGEHQFVIHAPTSGYVIEMNNKSLITLARIAGAPHDRGAGILLHAKKGKMIKTGEPLFTIYADRSWRLQKAIEEGRRLMPVLVEGMLLDRVPSGRSF is encoded by the coding sequence GTGGTAAAGTTCAGTGCAAAAGTCCTTGATATTGCAAAACGTGGTGTATTGCTCAACCGGCTCGATGCCCGCAACATTGGTGTTCTCGATGGTGACCGCGTCCAGGTAATCAACCTGGCAAATGGTGTATCAGTTACAGCCTTTGTTGATACAACAATCACTATCGCAGAGCAGGGTACCGTGGGTATTTATCGAATTACCAACGACAAGCTTGGCTTAAAAGATGGTGACGGCGGCATCGAAATACGGGAAGCAGGCAGACCTGCATCCCTTGAGTATATAAAAAAGAAGATGGATGGCAGCAGGCTGACAAAAGAAGAGATGAATGTCATTATAAAAGATGTGGTAAACGATGACATCTCTTCTGCTGAGCTCACCGCGTTCATCACCGCGTCTTATATCAACCCGCTCGACATGGACGAAGTTGAACATCTCACGAGAGCCATGGTGGATACTGGCGAGCAGATCAAATTTGCGTCCAAACCGATAGTGGATAAGCACTCAATAGGTGGAGTACCAGGGAATAAGATCTCACTTTTAGTCGTCCCAATCATTGCAGCAAGCGGGCTTAAGATACCAAAAACCAGTTCCCGTGCAATCACCGGTGCAGGTGGCACTGCCGATCTCATGGAAGTCCTTGCGTTTGTAGAATTCACTGCAAGCGAAGTCCAGCAGATGACAGAGAAGGTAGGAGCCGTGATTGTCTGGGGTGGTGCGACAAATATCGCACCTGCAGATGATCGCATCATCATCCAGGAATATCCATTCAGGATTGATGCACGGGGGCAGATGCTTGCCAGCGTCATGGCAAAGAAGTATGCCGTCGGAGCAAATCTGGTAATAATCGATATTCCCGTTGGCCAGCACACGAAGGTACCTTCCATGCAGGATGGCCGGAAACTTGCCCGGGAGTTTATCGAACTGGGCGAACGGCTCAATATGCGCGTGGAATGCGCTCTCACGTACGGGGATATCCCTGTAGGTTACAGCATCGGCCCGAAACTGGAGGTAATAGAAGCCCTGCGTGTCCTCGAAGGCGCCACGGAACCAAATTCATTTATCCAGAAAAGCGTCTCGCTTGCCGGAATAGCATTAGAAATGTCAGGAAAAGCCGCACAGGGAACCGGGGCATCAATGGCACAGGAGCTCCTCACCAGAGGAAAGGCGCTGGAAAAGTTCAAGAAGATCATCGAGATCCAGGGGGGCGATCCATCCATAAAATCCGGTGACATCACGCCCGGTGAACACCAGTTTGTCATTCACGCCCCAACTTCAGGTTACGTAATTGAGATGAACAACAAGTCCTTAATCACCCTCGCCCGGATAGCAGGAGCTCCCCATGATCGCGGAGCCGGGATACTCCTCCATGCCAAGAAAGGCAAGATGATCAAGACAGGAGAACCATTGTTCACCATCTATGCCGACCGGAGCTGGCGCCTGCAGAAAGCCATTGAAGAAGGGCGAAGGCTGATGCCGGTGCTTGTGGAAGGGATGCTCCTTGACCGTGTCCCGTCAGGCCGGTCATTTTGA
- a CDS encoding PEGA domain-containing protein, whose product MNKHLFRFLFALLFAFLLCGAVQATILELTVLDNVDNTSVSHATVFVDGSNVGRTNNIGQYYITRSETNDIMLRVSMSGFDDWSSVVKSNVTSLTVNLIRKSLKLNVNVHDSDTLSPIPDAEIIITAENTTSAHKTDASGTAMFNVMGATLYAIEIRSTNYQTRTGTVEISSSDVSVQYALMSGNRFSFVVKDQDDFPIENAEVRIDNVLAGKTDPRGILTTKVGRGKTYTIEVKKDGYQPYVITRSISDTDELLTVAMSKAPVGAFIYVVDESKSPVNDADVYLNGERAGSTNQYGRYMLSNVVVGSFTVEVRKNGLVTTQKQINVTKQGDEFTLELPFETVDLKVFVQDKDQKVVPDAAILVNNDKRGVTDDHGQIITKVKLNSVYNVSAVKEGYQSQSVQKEIKQSNETPTLTLTLEKNLDWGFIGLVVAGALGVLLIFGIIRIGRSKKRHHIIRRNEI is encoded by the coding sequence ATGAATAAGCATCTGTTTCGTTTCCTTTTTGCTCTGCTGTTCGCATTCCTTCTTTGCGGAGCGGTACAGGCAACGATTCTCGAGCTCACCGTGCTCGACAATGTGGATAACACCTCGGTCTCCCATGCTACGGTCTTTGTTGATGGCTCAAACGTTGGAAGGACCAACAACATTGGCCAGTATTATATCACGCGTTCGGAGACCAACGACATCATGCTCCGTGTTTCGATGTCAGGGTTCGATGACTGGTCGAGCGTCGTGAAGAGTAATGTTACGTCCCTTACAGTCAACCTCATCCGGAAGAGCTTAAAGCTCAATGTCAATGTGCATGACAGCGATACGCTCTCGCCGATCCCAGATGCAGAGATAATCATCACTGCAGAGAATACCACATCAGCCCATAAAACGGATGCAAGTGGAACAGCAATGTTCAATGTAATGGGTGCAACCCTCTATGCCATCGAAATCAGGTCCACGAATTATCAGACCCGTACCGGGACCGTCGAGATCAGTTCTTCAGATGTTTCAGTTCAATATGCCCTCATGTCGGGAAACCGTTTCTCGTTTGTCGTAAAGGATCAGGATGATTTCCCAATCGAGAATGCTGAGGTCAGGATTGATAATGTCCTTGCAGGAAAAACAGATCCCCGTGGAATCCTGACAACGAAGGTGGGGCGGGGGAAAACCTATACCATTGAAGTTAAAAAAGACGGGTACCAGCCATATGTCATCACACGGTCGATTTCAGATACAGATGAATTGCTCACTGTGGCGATGTCAAAGGCACCAGTCGGGGCGTTCATTTATGTCGTGGATGAATCAAAATCCCCGGTAAATGATGCGGATGTGTACCTTAATGGCGAACGGGCCGGGTCAACGAACCAGTACGGGCGGTACATGCTCTCCAATGTTGTAGTAGGCAGTTTTACCGTTGAAGTAAGAAAGAACGGTCTTGTGACAACCCAGAAACAGATTAACGTTACCAAACAGGGTGATGAATTTACTCTTGAACTGCCCTTTGAAACGGTTGACCTGAAGGTCTTTGTTCAGGATAAAGATCAAAAGGTGGTCCCTGACGCAGCAATTCTCGTCAATAATGATAAACGGGGAGTCACCGATGATCACGGACAGATTATCACAAAAGTGAAACTGAATTCTGTATATAATGTTTCTGCAGTCAAGGAGGGATACCAGTCACAATCCGTTCAAAAAGAGATCAAACAAAGCAATGAAACGCCAACACTGACACTCACTTTGGAAAAGAACCTTGACTGGGGTTTCATCGGGCTTGTGGTTGCCGGTGCATTGGGTGTGCTGTTGATCTTCGGAATAATCAGGATCGGGCGTTCAAAGAAACGCCATCACATAATAAGAAGGAATGAAATTTAA
- a CDS encoding VWA domain-containing protein, with protein sequence MIPTKITITSSADSDSHNGWLVANGADQTTITIKVENNSLSPPPVLEPVSLANVIVSVDPLFGSLTDTNLVTNPLGEATTIFTTNKTSTDALELNVTAFNADGQIWAIKLIKIDHDQAYYVYFSYEDEVIIDQTTPFIVTLRDRWGNPVDNKNPNKIHTARFHIYPPPGGLGNGGLKNATTGYLPEISDITDITGNISLTAKVDTVAGENNIWMERIESVPDQYPFIVGIAESVPFSIDQVFDPTAVPNPFVPADNDKKFTIKYTLHDQFGNPAGNQSVYIYTSLGENLGNITTNSVGEIWVTYGPRSTSVNANITAIALANTSVSCFKTVEFRSTEPIMMLVSANPETMPSLDVKSDMVADIKAKVMDISGNPVAGQTVTFIMGAPAYDGTYNITGLPSLLSASALTDADGYGTVQFVPGSFSTDPSALHYSETATGSVVITATWTPPNSTTQTQTVTVYWKNYPYLSVKTYVVPQSVALNETFDVTIELYGDGYKMVQHPIDVMLTFDRSGSMAGTKLTDAKTASKSFIDQMNATRDKVGLYAYSDTFLLRNSLTSAFASVKTNIDALTASGYTGTRRALKESIDNVIANRNPDPESVQAVILMTDGEYNYYGCPLARGIGYTPTYAWTSTYTNRHTWINGLGGTTGGTGNPNLFTQQNMSIYARDNNIRVYSISFGSGITPGSVTWNTLEVLSNATGAKHFHAATGADLLDMYTLIAGELKTSAGVNTTMELKFDNVSINNVSVPGGNAFNYTYVPGISTHITNNSYDGTIDQTADWMDDQNLYFDIGTVHLEEYWRGTFRLRAIYAQGGNVNIFGDNSIISFNNNEATLKMPLTWVTIIPNLTNIGINSTTLDVSNLQSTAPGVIKDFIPLQWEINYDGNETVTERISYSNNGGLTWVLFDTNYITKGTFTDYSSLDVRLLPPGEYWIRVDASAPDAPNDRETLIAPVTVGTAGRSYIKLE encoded by the coding sequence GTGATACCAACCAAAATCACCATAACCAGCAGTGCTGATTCGGATAGTCATAATGGGTGGCTCGTTGCCAACGGGGCCGACCAGACAACAATTACCATTAAGGTCGAGAACAATTCCCTCAGTCCTCCCCCTGTGCTGGAACCGGTCAGCCTCGCAAACGTGATTGTATCTGTTGATCCACTCTTTGGATCCCTGACTGATACAAACCTGGTGACAAATCCCTTAGGGGAAGCAACAACAATATTCACGACAAACAAGACTTCCACAGATGCCCTTGAACTAAATGTTACGGCATTCAATGCGGATGGTCAGATATGGGCAATAAAATTGATAAAAATCGATCATGATCAGGCATATTACGTATATTTCAGTTATGAGGACGAGGTGATCATCGATCAGACAACGCCTTTTATTGTCACATTGAGAGACCGGTGGGGAAACCCAGTTGATAATAAGAACCCCAATAAAATCCACACTGCCAGATTTCACATTTATCCACCCCCCGGGGGACTTGGCAACGGCGGGCTGAAAAATGCAACAACAGGATATCTTCCGGAAATTTCTGATATAACTGATATAACCGGTAATATTTCATTAACAGCGAAAGTTGACACGGTTGCCGGCGAGAATAATATCTGGATGGAACGTATTGAAAGCGTACCTGACCAGTATCCTTTCATTGTCGGGATTGCTGAGAGTGTTCCATTCTCCATCGATCAGGTATTTGATCCCACGGCAGTCCCCAATCCCTTTGTCCCGGCAGATAACGATAAAAAATTTACCATAAAATATACCCTTCATGACCAGTTCGGCAACCCGGCGGGAAATCAATCCGTATATATCTACACATCACTAGGGGAGAACCTTGGCAACATCACGACCAATTCGGTTGGAGAAATATGGGTAACGTACGGGCCGAGAAGCACAAGTGTTAACGCAAACATTACTGCAATTGCGCTTGCCAACACATCAGTCAGCTGTTTTAAAACCGTTGAGTTCAGGAGCACTGAACCGATAATGATGCTTGTATCGGCAAATCCTGAGACAATGCCGAGTCTCGATGTAAAGAGTGACATGGTAGCAGATATCAAAGCGAAGGTGATGGATATCAGCGGAAATCCAGTCGCCGGACAAACTGTGACATTTATAATGGGTGCACCAGCCTATGATGGAACCTACAATATTACCGGATTGCCATCCCTGCTGTCAGCAAGTGCCTTAACTGATGCCGATGGATACGGGACGGTACAGTTCGTACCAGGGTCATTTTCAACAGACCCGAGTGCCCTCCACTATAGCGAAACTGCGACAGGCAGTGTAGTAATTACAGCTACGTGGACTCCCCCCAACAGTACAACCCAAACCCAAACGGTGACGGTTTACTGGAAGAACTACCCGTATCTCAGTGTAAAGACATATGTCGTTCCCCAGAGTGTGGCGCTCAACGAAACGTTTGATGTCACCATCGAGCTCTATGGCGACGGCTATAAAATGGTGCAACACCCGATTGATGTGATGCTCACCTTTGACAGGTCCGGGAGCATGGCAGGGACAAAGCTCACCGATGCCAAGACTGCCTCGAAATCCTTTATTGACCAGATGAATGCAACCCGTGATAAAGTTGGGCTCTATGCATATAGTGATACATTTCTCTTGAGAAATTCACTCACAAGTGCGTTTGCCTCTGTAAAAACTAATATTGATGCATTGACCGCAAGTGGTTATACGGGAACCAGGAGAGCACTCAAGGAGTCGATCGATAATGTCATTGCCAACCGCAACCCGGATCCCGAATCTGTACAGGCTGTAATTCTTATGACAGATGGTGAGTATAACTATTATGGATGCCCGCTTGCACGGGGAATAGGGTACACACCAACATATGCTTGGACAAGCACGTATACCAACAGGCACACTTGGATCAACGGATTGGGTGGAACAACCGGAGGTACAGGGAACCCGAATCTGTTCACTCAGCAGAATATGTCAATCTATGCACGAGATAATAACATCAGGGTTTATTCGATCTCGTTTGGGAGCGGAATCACACCGGGTTCGGTTACGTGGAACACTTTAGAGGTCCTCTCTAATGCAACCGGGGCGAAACATTTCCATGCAGCAACCGGTGCTGACCTGCTGGATATGTATACCCTGATCGCCGGGGAGCTGAAAACGTCTGCAGGCGTGAACACCACAATGGAATTGAAATTTGACAATGTGTCCATTAATAACGTTTCTGTTCCCGGAGGCAATGCATTCAACTATACCTATGTTCCTGGAATATCCACCCATATCACCAATAATTCATATGACGGGACCATCGATCAGACTGCTGACTGGATGGACGACCAAAACCTCTACTTTGATATCGGCACTGTGCACCTGGAGGAATATTGGAGGGGAACATTCAGGCTCAGGGCGATTTATGCCCAAGGGGGCAATGTCAATATCTTTGGTGACAACTCCATCATCAGCTTCAATAACAATGAAGCGACCCTGAAAATGCCCCTGACATGGGTGACCATCATCCCAAACCTCACAAACATAGGGATCAATTCCACCACTCTTGACGTGTCCAATCTCCAATCCACAGCTCCCGGAGTCATCAAGGATTTCATCCCGCTCCAGTGGGAGATCAATTATGATGGCAACGAGACGGTGACCGAACGGATCTCATATTCAAATAATGGCGGACTTACATGGGTGCTTTTCGATACAAACTACATCACCAAAGGTACCTTTACTGATTACTCCAGCCTGGACGTCCGTCTGCTGCCTCCCGGTGAATACTGGATCCGGGTGGATGCAAGCGCCCCAGATGCACCCAATGACCGGGAGACCCTTATTGCCCCGGTTACAGTTGGAACTGCCGGGCGTTCCTATATCAAACTCGAATAA
- a CDS encoding dCTP deaminase: protein MILSGTEMRNRLGDNCLQGNLVIRPYSDDCQQPASYDLRASDNVILHKGACTLVSSLEWVELSGDLAGTLRCRSSLGRKGILLGAGFVDPGFRGQLTLCLTNLGTADLEIHRNERIVQMVLHEVRGGTRLYNGRYQDSKGVVGAHQS from the coding sequence ATGATCCTCTCCGGTACTGAAATGCGCAACCGCCTTGGGGACAACTGTCTGCAGGGGAATCTGGTGATACGACCCTACAGTGACGATTGCCAGCAACCCGCTTCATATGATCTCCGTGCGAGTGACAATGTCATCCTTCATAAGGGCGCCTGTACACTCGTTTCCAGTCTGGAATGGGTGGAATTATCAGGAGATCTGGCCGGAACGCTCCGTTGCCGGTCATCACTGGGACGGAAGGGCATACTGCTCGGTGCTGGTTTCGTAGACCCCGGCTTTCGGGGGCAGCTGACGTTGTGCCTGACAAATTTAGGAACTGCAGATCTGGAGATTCACCGGAATGAACGTATAGTACAGATGGTCCTTCACGAAGTAAGGGGGGGGACCCGGCTCTACAATGGTCGTTATCAGGACAGCAAAGGAGTTGTGGGGGCGCACCAATCATGA
- a CDS encoding NrpR regulatory domain-containing protein, with protein MIRTERKYIEILRILKEHRDPVGAKRLSELMAERGFILSDRAVQYYLSYLDTMGFTEKIGNQGRVLTPAGFQETDNALVDDRIGFIISKLERLAYRSTFDPVTGTGDVAYNLSVVPEGSLDRIRAAFDEVIKTGCGFFSSYRIIDRDPRIPDGFVGLITICSISMDGVFQRNGVPVKMAYGGRLEIIHGTPRRFVDLIGYRGTTIDPLELFISSGLTSVNSYCRTGTGIALANVREVPASSQNQVQEIIGQMNKSGFIFPVKMGNPVFNLPHNPYRLSIVAFSGLNFIGNVVEQGFEIKTEIGAGNIPFARVMETN; from the coding sequence ATGATTCGTACCGAGCGGAAATATATCGAGATTCTGAGAATTTTAAAGGAGCACCGGGATCCTGTCGGGGCAAAGCGGCTCTCGGAACTGATGGCGGAACGCGGGTTCATCCTGAGCGACCGTGCGGTTCAGTATTATCTCAGTTATCTCGATACGATGGGTTTTACGGAAAAGATCGGCAACCAGGGCAGGGTACTGACTCCGGCAGGATTCCAGGAGACCGATAATGCACTTGTCGATGACCGCATTGGTTTTATAATCTCAAAGCTCGAGCGTCTGGCATACCGAAGCACATTTGATCCTGTAACCGGGACCGGAGATGTAGCGTACAACCTTTCGGTTGTTCCTGAAGGATCGCTGGACCGCATCCGTGCAGCTTTTGACGAGGTTATAAAAACTGGATGCGGTTTCTTTTCCTCATATCGAATTATCGACCGTGACCCGCGGATTCCTGATGGCTTTGTGGGGCTTATCACAATCTGCAGCATCTCGATGGATGGCGTCTTTCAACGGAACGGAGTCCCGGTAAAGATGGCGTACGGGGGAAGGCTTGAGATTATCCACGGGACACCAAGACGGTTTGTTGACCTGATCGGTTATCGGGGGACAACCATTGATCCGCTCGAACTGTTCATATCTTCAGGACTCACATCGGTCAACAGCTACTGCAGAACAGGGACGGGTATTGCGCTCGCCAACGTGCGCGAAGTTCCTGCATCTTCGCAGAACCAGGTACAGGAGATCATCGGGCAGATGAACAAGTCGGGTTTTATTTTTCCTGTGAAGATGGGAAACCCGGTATTCAACCTTCCGCACAACCCATACCGGCTCTCGATTGTTGCGTTCAGTGGTCTTAACTTCATCGGCAACGTAGTGGAGCAGGGGTTCGAAATCAAAACCGAGATTGGTGCCGGGAATATCCCGTTTGCCAGAGTGATGGAGACGAACTGA